A genome region from Streptomyces antimycoticus includes the following:
- a CDS encoding UDP-glucose dehydrogenase family protein: MQIRRVAVVGTGYVGLTTGACLAALGHRVVCADTDRHKVERLGRGEVDILEPRLPELVREGLDSGRLEFIRDTRAAVADADVVFLCLPTPMGVGGAADLAAVEAVADQIRDELPHGSVVVNKSTVPVGTAERVAALLNRPDVAVVSNPEFLREGYAVRDFLHPDRIVVGAADQDAARRVAGLYAGLDAPLVLTDAAGAELAKYAANFFLAMKLSFANNLATLCEHFGADVDDVLAGIGHDPRIGSAFLRPGPGWGGSCLPKDTHALLTICQESGVDFPLLGATIETNVEHQRRLVERVVAGCTPGDGSLRGVRLAVLGLAFKAGTSDLRDSPALAIARLLKERGAELHAYDPALSETRPDLSDLLTLADTPEEALRGARACLVLTEWPEFRDLDWEHIAGLLGSPHVYDFRNLLDPDRLRRAGLTCEGIGRTLAMAG, encoded by the coding sequence GTGCAGATACGACGCGTTGCCGTGGTGGGCACCGGATACGTCGGACTGACCACCGGCGCCTGTCTGGCCGCCCTCGGCCATCGAGTGGTGTGCGCGGACACCGACCGTCACAAGGTCGAGCGGCTCGGGCGGGGAGAGGTCGACATCCTCGAGCCCCGCCTACCCGAACTCGTCCGCGAGGGACTGGACTCGGGGCGGCTGGAGTTCATCCGGGACACCCGGGCCGCGGTCGCCGACGCCGATGTGGTGTTCCTGTGCCTGCCGACCCCGATGGGTGTCGGCGGCGCCGCCGACCTGGCCGCCGTCGAGGCCGTGGCGGACCAGATCCGCGACGAGCTGCCGCACGGCAGCGTGGTGGTCAACAAGTCCACCGTGCCCGTCGGCACCGCCGAGCGCGTCGCCGCGCTGCTGAACCGTCCGGACGTGGCCGTGGTGAGCAACCCGGAGTTCCTCCGCGAGGGTTACGCGGTGCGTGACTTCCTCCACCCCGACCGCATCGTGGTCGGCGCCGCGGACCAGGACGCGGCGCGGCGGGTGGCGGGCCTGTACGCCGGACTCGACGCCCCGCTGGTGCTCACCGACGCCGCGGGCGCCGAACTCGCCAAGTACGCGGCCAACTTCTTCCTGGCCATGAAGCTCTCCTTCGCCAACAACCTCGCCACGCTGTGCGAGCACTTCGGCGCCGATGTGGACGATGTGCTCGCGGGCATCGGCCACGACCCCCGCATCGGCTCGGCGTTCCTGCGGCCGGGCCCCGGCTGGGGCGGCTCCTGCCTGCCCAAGGACACCCACGCGCTGCTGACCATCTGCCAGGAGTCGGGCGTGGACTTCCCGCTGCTGGGCGCCACCATCGAGACCAACGTCGAGCACCAGCGGCGGCTCGTCGAGCGGGTGGTGGCCGGGTGCACACCGGGCGACGGCTCGCTGCGCGGCGTACGGCTGGCCGTGCTGGGCCTGGCCTTCAAGGCGGGCACCTCCGACCTGCGCGACTCACCGGCCCTGGCCATCGCCCGGCTGCTCAAGGAGCGGGGCGCCGAGCTCCACGCCTACGACCCCGCCCTCAGCGAGACCCGCCCCGACCTCAGTGATCTGCTCACCCTCGCCGACACCCCCGAGGAGGCTCTGAGGGGAGCGCGCGCCTGCCTCGTGCTCACCGAGTGGCCGGAGTTCCGCGACCTCGACTGGGAGCACATCGCCGGACTGCTCGGATCCCCGCACGTCTACGACTTCCGCAACCTCCTGGACCCGGACCGGCTCCGCCGCGCCGGGCTGACCTGCGAGGGCATCGGCCGCACGCTCGCGATGGCGGGCTGA
- a CDS encoding helix-turn-helix transcriptional regulator yields the protein MARHELARFLRDRREGLRPQDIGLPADPHRRTPGLRREEVAELAHMSVDYYTRLEQARGPRPSPRILDGLAGALRLAPAERSHLFRLAGTSAPPGVRAVRRVRPHIAQMLRRLPDTGAIVTDAAYDVVAWNPLAQALLGDDLGRHGNLARRRFLARGHAYESSSAEEFGHIVVARLRRAADRYPHDTALTALLGELRTGSEEFRQIWDERPVHAPGHRTKTIDHPTAGALQVNCDVLLVPEDDQEVVLITADPGSPSARTIRRLAGTAAS from the coding sequence ATGGCGAGGCACGAACTGGCCCGCTTCCTGCGGGACCGCCGCGAGGGGCTGCGCCCCCAGGACATCGGTCTGCCCGCCGACCCGCACCGCCGTACGCCGGGTCTGCGGCGGGAGGAGGTGGCGGAGCTGGCCCATATGTCGGTCGACTACTACACCCGCCTCGAACAGGCCCGGGGCCCTCGGCCCTCGCCGCGCATCCTGGACGGGCTGGCGGGGGCGCTGCGGCTCGCGCCCGCCGAGCGCAGCCATCTGTTCCGGCTCGCGGGGACGAGCGCGCCCCCGGGGGTGCGGGCGGTGCGGCGGGTCCGCCCGCATATCGCCCAGATGCTGCGGCGGCTGCCCGACACCGGGGCGATCGTCACCGACGCGGCCTACGACGTGGTCGCCTGGAACCCGCTGGCACAGGCCCTGCTCGGCGACGACCTCGGCCGGCACGGCAACCTCGCCCGCCGCCGTTTCCTGGCCCGGGGCCACGCGTACGAGAGCTCCAGCGCCGAGGAGTTCGGCCACATCGTGGTCGCACGGCTGCGCCGGGCCGCCGACCGCTACCCCCATGACACGGCGCTCACCGCGCTGCTGGGCGAACTGCGCACCGGCAGCGAGGAGTTCCGGCAGATCTGGGACGAGCGACCGGTCCATGCGCCCGGTCACCGGACCAAGACCATCGACCACCCCACGGCCGGAGCGCTCCAGGTGAACTGCGACGTCCTGCTGGTACCCGAGGACGACCAGGAGGTGGTCCTGATCACGGCCGACCCCGGGTCGCCCTCCGCCCGCACGATCCGCCGGCTCGCGGGCACGGCGGCTTCCTGA
- a CDS encoding SDR family oxidoreductase — translation MNDRTALVTGANKGIGKDIARQLGAEGLTVYVGSRDAERGRRAVEEIGGGARLMVLDVTDPESIASAAARLDRLDILVNNAGIMVDGATAPEADLKGFRRTYETNVFGVLAVTNAFLPALRRSPAPRIVNVSSGTGSLTWSADPEQQFVVSAGSGAAYRSSKTALNALTLYTAQALASEGFKVNALAPGLRRTDLNARAAESDGDPAEAAAGAVRLALLPDTGPTGGFFSWDGTPVPW, via the coding sequence ATGAACGATCGCACAGCACTGGTCACCGGTGCCAACAAGGGCATCGGCAAGGACATCGCACGTCAGCTCGGAGCCGAGGGGCTCACCGTCTACGTGGGCTCGCGCGACGCCGAGCGGGGGCGCCGGGCCGTCGAGGAGATCGGCGGCGGCGCCCGGCTGATGGTGCTCGACGTGACCGACCCCGAAAGCATCGCCTCGGCCGCCGCGCGGCTGGACCGGCTGGACATCCTGGTCAACAACGCGGGGATCATGGTGGACGGCGCCACGGCGCCCGAGGCGGACCTCAAGGGTTTCCGCCGGACCTATGAGACCAACGTCTTCGGTGTTCTCGCCGTCACCAACGCCTTTCTTCCGGCCCTGCGCCGCTCGCCCGCGCCCCGGATCGTCAATGTCTCCAGCGGCACCGGTTCGCTGACCTGGAGCGCGGACCCGGAGCAGCAGTTCGTCGTCTCCGCCGGATCGGGTGCGGCCTATCGCTCCTCCAAGACGGCCCTGAACGCCCTGACCCTCTACACCGCACAGGCTCTGGCCTCCGAAGGCTTCAAGGTCAACGCGCTGGCCCCCGGGCTGCGCCGGACCGATCTGAACGCCCGCGCCGCCGAGAGCGACGGGGATCCGGCCGAGGCCGCGGCGGGCGCGGTCCGGCTCGCCCTCCTGCCGGACACCGGGCCCACCGGCGGGTTCTTCTCCTGGGACGGCACGCCGGTGCCCTGGTAG
- a CDS encoding glycosyltransferase has protein sequence MFTTLGSPSHGRAQLPLARSLAAAGHEVLVVTTPALAFVFEREEVRVTSAIGDFSPSAFLGTVLAEENAQGGPPETGGEPPQARILRLMTKAVSGPMATMLLDTLLPVAHDFRPDLILRDGMDLASCVIAEALGIPQLSTPSGASNALDPADILPGLNALRKRRGLATAEDPLSLIPHGRIDYVPPAFSFARHLPASWSYRQTVDVDRGAVLPRWVAELPTDRPLMFAAIGTAIPMFHGNSQADIPASPMPLPDPVDTLRAMIQGVSRLEECTVVLATAGLPVDTDGVPPHVHLTKRLPQPLLLESVDLFLTHGGFNSIRESLRTATPMAVLPQFGDQPGNAQRVEELGLGRHITDPTPDGITTVCRELLADDDCRALARRARLEMLALPEIDSAVADLEKMAG, from the coding sequence ATGTTCACCACGCTCGGCAGCCCCTCCCACGGCCGGGCCCAGCTTCCCCTGGCCCGGTCCCTCGCGGCCGCCGGCCATGAGGTGCTGGTCGTCACCACTCCTGCCCTCGCCTTCGTGTTCGAGCGGGAGGAGGTGCGGGTGACGAGTGCCATCGGCGACTTCAGCCCGTCCGCCTTCCTCGGCACCGTACTGGCCGAGGAGAACGCCCAGGGCGGTCCGCCGGAGACGGGCGGCGAGCCGCCGCAGGCGCGCATACTGCGCCTCATGACCAAGGCGGTGTCCGGCCCCATGGCCACGATGCTGCTGGACACCCTGCTCCCCGTGGCACACGACTTCCGCCCCGACCTGATCCTGCGCGACGGCATGGACCTCGCCTCCTGCGTCATCGCCGAGGCGCTCGGCATACCCCAGCTGTCCACCCCCTCAGGGGCCTCCAACGCCCTCGACCCGGCCGACATCCTGCCGGGCCTCAACGCCCTGCGGAAACGGCGGGGGCTGGCCACCGCCGAGGACCCGCTGTCGCTCATCCCGCACGGGCGCATCGACTACGTGCCACCGGCCTTCTCCTTCGCCCGGCATCTGCCGGCCTCCTGGTCCTACCGGCAGACGGTGGACGTGGACCGCGGCGCCGTGCTGCCGCGCTGGGTCGCCGAACTGCCCACCGACCGGCCCCTGATGTTCGCCGCCATCGGCACCGCGATCCCCATGTTCCACGGCAACAGCCAGGCGGACATCCCCGCGTCACCCATGCCGTTGCCGGACCCGGTGGACACCCTGCGCGCCATGATCCAGGGGGTGTCGCGGCTGGAGGAGTGCACCGTCGTCCTCGCCACCGCCGGCCTCCCCGTGGACACCGACGGGGTGCCGCCGCATGTGCACCTCACCAAGCGGCTGCCACAGCCCCTGCTGCTGGAATCCGTGGACCTCTTCCTCACCCACGGCGGCTTCAACAGCATCCGCGAATCGCTGCGCACGGCCACGCCGATGGCGGTGCTGCCCCAGTTCGGCGATCAGCCCGGGAACGCACAGCGGGTCGAGGAACTCGGCCTCGGCCGGCACATCACCGACCCCACGCCGGACGGCATCACCACCGTCTGCCGTGAGCTGCTGGCCGACGACGACTGCCGCGCCCTGGCCCGCCGGGCGCGGCTGGAGATGCTGGCGCTGCCGGAGATCGACAGTGCCGTAGCCGATCTGGAGAAGATGGCCGGATAA
- a CDS encoding peptidoglycan-binding protein, producing the protein MATPLTADRLLKALRDEGLEVHEYRDWRTHNRNSKGPWGPVNGVMIHHTVTKGTDSSVELCYEGHSALPGPLCHGVIDKAGAVHMVGHGRANHAGLGDSDVLRAVVDESALPPDNEADTDGNRHFYGFECINLGDGEDPWPEAQKLAIEKVSAAICRAHGWTQRSVIGHLEWQPGKIDPRGFTMDSMRGRIAKRLGAKPDGPAPKPPATYEPFPGADFFRSGRVSKIITAMGKRLVAEGCGRYEEGPSPDWTEADRKSYAAWQRKLGYSGDDADGIPGKTSWDKLRVPNV; encoded by the coding sequence ATGGCCACGCCGCTCACCGCCGACCGTCTGCTCAAGGCGCTTCGCGACGAGGGACTGGAAGTCCATGAGTACCGCGACTGGCGCACTCACAACCGCAACTCCAAGGGCCCCTGGGGCCCGGTCAACGGGGTGATGATCCACCACACCGTCACCAAGGGCACGGACTCCTCCGTGGAGCTGTGCTACGAGGGACACTCCGCGCTGCCGGGGCCGCTGTGCCACGGCGTCATCGACAAGGCCGGCGCGGTCCACATGGTCGGCCACGGCCGCGCCAACCACGCGGGGCTCGGCGACAGCGACGTGCTCAGAGCCGTCGTCGACGAATCCGCGCTGCCGCCGGACAACGAGGCGGACACCGACGGCAACCGCCACTTCTACGGCTTCGAGTGCATCAACCTCGGCGATGGCGAGGACCCGTGGCCGGAGGCGCAGAAGCTGGCCATCGAGAAGGTGTCCGCGGCCATCTGCCGCGCCCACGGCTGGACCCAGCGGTCGGTGATCGGCCATCTGGAGTGGCAGCCGGGCAAGATCGACCCGCGTGGCTTCACGATGGACTCCATGCGCGGCCGCATCGCCAAGCGGCTCGGTGCCAAACCGGACGGCCCGGCCCCCAAGCCGCCGGCGACCTATGAGCCGTTCCCGGGCGCCGACTTCTTCCGCTCCGGCCGGGTAAGCAAGATCATCACGGCGATGGGCAAGCGGCTGGTGGCCGAGGGCTGCGGACGCTACGAGGAGGGCCCGAGCCCCGACTGGACCGAGGCGGACCGCAAGTCCTACGCGGCCTGGCAGCGCAAACTGGGCTACTCCGGCGATGACGCGGACGGCATCCCCGGCAAGACCAGCTGGGACAAGCTGCGCGTGCCGAACGTCTAG
- a CDS encoding DUF6519 domain-containing protein: MHADLSRLTFRPDRRYSAVVAQQGRVQLDADANEQTAIQLHQGRTLAADLIGQHGGPSADAGFHITFKGGSRDLDDLIIEGGRYYVDGILCDATRSLPGVPVDDEETDGATAKEGEADAPEPAEPPATWTYWDQPDAYRDPERPGDRLPEQRPFLVCLKVWERSVTAAEDPALREVALGSAMPDTAARVKVVWQVLPLEGSALELENPEGANKDQVGKAFEAWARKASAPGSRLAARGERPEHADEDPCLVRPDARYRGPENQLYRVEIHDGGTAKEATFKWSRENGSVVFPVDELDGTWVELASLGGDDKLDLGVGDLVEFVDTAYTSRGEPLPLLRVEEVDLPGRRVRLSGEPEPGVGRRPELRPFLRRWDHLESARRPRKGAAARLKHGALKVEEGRWLPLEDGVEVYFAPDGAYRSGDHWLIPARTATGTVEWPVNAARTPLLQAPAGIQVHYAPLAWVTAEQAELDLRMVFGPLATPAPAADAQALAAEAAADAETRAGKGAEPEA; encoded by the coding sequence ATGCACGCCGATCTCTCCCGTCTCACCTTCCGGCCCGACCGGCGCTACTCCGCCGTCGTCGCCCAGCAGGGCCGCGTACAGCTCGACGCCGACGCCAACGAGCAGACCGCGATCCAGCTCCACCAGGGCCGTACGCTGGCCGCCGACCTGATCGGGCAGCACGGCGGCCCGTCCGCGGACGCCGGATTCCACATCACCTTCAAGGGCGGCAGCCGCGATCTGGACGACCTGATCATCGAGGGCGGCCGCTACTACGTCGACGGCATCCTGTGCGACGCGACCCGGTCGCTGCCCGGTGTGCCGGTCGACGACGAGGAGACGGACGGGGCCACCGCCAAGGAAGGCGAGGCCGACGCACCCGAGCCGGCCGAGCCGCCCGCCACCTGGACCTACTGGGACCAGCCCGACGCCTACCGGGACCCGGAGCGACCGGGCGACCGACTGCCGGAGCAGCGGCCGTTCCTGGTCTGCCTCAAGGTGTGGGAGCGGTCGGTCACCGCCGCCGAGGACCCGGCGCTGCGCGAGGTGGCCCTCGGCTCGGCCATGCCGGACACCGCGGCGCGGGTCAAGGTGGTCTGGCAGGTGCTGCCGCTGGAGGGCTCGGCCCTGGAGCTGGAGAACCCGGAAGGGGCGAACAAGGACCAGGTCGGCAAGGCGTTCGAGGCGTGGGCGCGGAAGGCGTCGGCGCCCGGGTCCCGGCTGGCGGCCCGCGGCGAGCGGCCGGAACACGCGGATGAGGACCCCTGCCTGGTGCGGCCGGACGCCCGTTACCGGGGCCCGGAGAACCAGCTGTACCGGGTGGAGATCCACGACGGCGGTACGGCGAAGGAGGCGACCTTCAAATGGTCCCGGGAGAACGGTTCGGTGGTCTTCCCGGTCGATGAACTCGACGGCACCTGGGTGGAGTTGGCGTCACTGGGCGGCGACGACAAGCTGGATCTGGGCGTCGGGGACCTGGTGGAGTTCGTGGACACCGCCTACACCAGCCGGGGTGAGCCGCTGCCGCTGCTGCGGGTGGAGGAGGTCGACCTGCCGGGGCGGCGGGTGCGGCTGTCCGGTGAGCCGGAGCCGGGCGTCGGACGCCGCCCGGAGCTGCGGCCGTTCCTGCGCCGCTGGGACCACCTGGAGAGCGCCCGGCGCCCGCGCAAGGGCGCGGCCGCGCGGCTGAAGCACGGAGCGCTCAAGGTCGAGGAGGGCCGCTGGCTGCCCCTGGAGGACGGCGTCGAGGTGTACTTCGCCCCCGACGGCGCCTACCGCTCCGGGGACCACTGGCTGATTCCGGCCCGCACCGCCACCGGCACCGTGGAGTGGCCGGTGAACGCGGCCCGCACCCCGCTGCTCCAGGCCCCGGCCGGGATCCAGGTGCACTACGCCCCGCTGGCGTGGGTGACGGCCGAACAGGCGGAGCTGGATCTGCGGATGGTGTTCGGGCCGCTGGCCACGCCCGCCCCGGCCGCGGACGCGCAGGCGCTCGCGGCGGAGGCCGCGGCGGATGCCGAGACCAGGGCCGGGAAGGGCGCCGAACCGGAAGCGTAG
- a CDS encoding MDR family MFS transporter, whose product MSSSSTTTEPTEPTEPTEPTEPQSHARLTHGQVITVLSGLMLGMFLAALDQTVVSSALRTIADDLHGLTAQAWVTTAYLVTGTIVTPLYGKLSDIYGRRPVYLTAIVLFTFGSLLCGFATSIHQLAAFRAVQGLGGGGLMSLAMTIIADITSPRERGRYQGYITAVFAGSSVVGPLVGGVFAGRATLLGLDGWRWIFLVNIPLAALAIVVILRVLHVPHQPVRHRLDYGGALTLAVGIVPLLIVAEQGRSWGWGSPRALVMYAVGVVGLVSFVLLERRMADAALLPVKLFRIRAFRLGTVLHFTVGITMFGAMTTLPLYLQLAKGMSPMKAGLATLPTMAANVAVTLVVGRLMSRTGRFKVHLVAGVGSLTVSMLVFATLRDDSPLWYVAIGMVFMGAGLGAAMQTITTLAQSEVPGRDMGAATASVNFFRSNGGTVGAAAFLSILFSLAGSRIGERLAVASQDASFRRLAGEPANAEALKGVLRPDGGVNLEDSAFLRHLDPGVAQPFLEGYVSALRVVFLTGAAVGLIAFMIAAWRVPNTQLSAD is encoded by the coding sequence ATGTCGTCCTCATCCACCACCACCGAGCCCACCGAGCCCACCGAGCCCACCGAGCCCACCGAGCCCCAGAGCCACGCCCGGCTGACCCACGGCCAGGTCATCACCGTGCTGTCAGGACTGATGCTCGGCATGTTCCTCGCCGCGCTCGACCAGACCGTGGTCTCCTCGGCGCTGCGCACCATCGCCGACGATCTGCACGGCCTCACCGCCCAGGCGTGGGTGACCACCGCCTATCTCGTCACCGGCACCATCGTCACCCCGCTGTACGGGAAGCTCTCGGACATCTACGGCCGCCGGCCGGTCTATCTGACCGCCATCGTGCTGTTCACCTTCGGGTCGCTGCTGTGCGGTTTCGCCACGTCCATCCACCAGCTCGCGGCCTTCCGGGCGGTCCAGGGCCTCGGCGGTGGCGGACTGATGTCCCTCGCCATGACGATCATCGCCGACATCACCTCGCCACGGGAGCGCGGCCGCTACCAGGGCTACATCACGGCGGTGTTCGCCGGCTCCAGTGTCGTCGGCCCGCTGGTGGGCGGGGTGTTCGCCGGGCGCGCCACTCTGCTGGGGCTCGACGGATGGCGCTGGATCTTCCTGGTCAACATACCGCTGGCGGCGCTCGCCATCGTGGTGATCCTGCGGGTGCTGCACGTGCCCCACCAGCCCGTACGACACCGCCTTGACTACGGCGGGGCGCTGACGCTGGCGGTCGGGATCGTGCCCCTGCTCATCGTCGCCGAACAGGGGCGGAGCTGGGGCTGGGGCTCTCCCCGGGCGCTGGTGATGTACGCGGTGGGAGTGGTCGGGCTGGTCTCCTTCGTACTGCTGGAGCGGCGGATGGCGGACGCCGCGCTGCTGCCGGTCAAGCTGTTCCGCATCCGCGCCTTCCGGCTGGGCACCGTGCTGCACTTCACCGTGGGCATCACCATGTTCGGTGCCATGACCACCCTTCCGCTGTATCTGCAGCTCGCCAAGGGCATGAGCCCGATGAAGGCGGGCCTGGCCACGCTGCCCACCATGGCGGCGAATGTGGCGGTGACCCTGGTGGTGGGCCGGCTGATGTCACGGACGGGCCGGTTCAAGGTCCATCTGGTGGCGGGAGTCGGCTCCCTCACCGTCTCGATGCTGGTGTTCGCCACGCTGAGGGACGACAGCCCGCTGTGGTACGTCGCCATCGGCATGGTGTTCATGGGGGCGGGCCTGGGCGCGGCGATGCAGACGATCACCACGCTCGCCCAGTCCGAGGTGCCCGGACGGGACATGGGAGCGGCCACCGCGTCGGTGAACTTCTTCCGCTCCAACGGCGGCACGGTGGGCGCCGCCGCCTTCCTGTCCATCCTCTTCTCCCTGGCCGGTTCGCGGATCGGCGAGCGCCTGGCCGTGGCCTCCCAGGACGCGTCGTTCCGCCGGCTCGCCGGGGAACCGGCGAACGCGGAGGCGCTGAAGGGCGTGCTGCGGCCCGACGGCGGGGTGAACCTGGAGGACTCGGCCTTCCTCCGCCACCTCGATCCGGGCGTGGCGCAGCCGTTCCTGGAGGGCTATGTGAGCGCCCTGCGCGTGGTGTTCCTCACCGGGGCCGCCGTGGGCCTGATCGCCTTCATGATCGCCGCCTGGCGGGTGCCGAACACCCAGCTCTCCGCCGACTGA
- a CDS encoding GlsB/YeaQ/YmgE family stress response membrane protein, producing the protein MGIVSWIILGLLAGVIAKILLPGRDPGGLVGTTIIGIAGAFVGGWISAQFFDREVQKEFFDPATWGAAIGGSFVLLVLYRLLFGNSRD; encoded by the coding sequence GTGGGCATCGTCAGCTGGATCATCCTCGGCCTGCTGGCCGGAGTCATCGCCAAGATCCTTCTCCCCGGGCGTGACCCCGGCGGGCTGGTCGGCACCACGATCATCGGCATCGCGGGGGCCTTCGTGGGCGGCTGGATCTCCGCGCAGTTCTTCGACCGGGAGGTCCAGAAGGAGTTCTTCGACCCCGCCACCTGGGGCGCGGCGATCGGCGGCTCGTTCGTCCTCCTCGTCCTGTACCGCCTGCTGTTCGGCAATTCACGGGACTGA
- a CDS encoding TetR/AcrR family transcriptional regulator — protein sequence MRRSPPRARRYDAAGTRSALLGAAALRFARYGYDRCSVRDIAKDAGVDAALVYRYFGSKEALFDAVSTSTGLFEPLRHLPLDGVSAWICDVVSMGPTEEEAPHPLLTKLRSSSREETVGRLREEVTEVFSQGFARRLEGEDAELRAELLAAWLMGITLLRLAIRSPALAATPDDTLLRFLRAGIDPLLDADCPGRGSEDR from the coding sequence GTGCGACGATCTCCCCCGCGCGCCCGCAGATACGACGCGGCGGGCACGCGCAGCGCACTGCTGGGGGCCGCCGCGCTGCGTTTCGCCAGGTACGGCTACGACCGCTGCAGCGTGCGCGACATCGCCAAGGACGCGGGGGTGGACGCCGCTCTGGTCTACCGCTATTTCGGCTCAAAGGAGGCGCTGTTCGACGCCGTCTCGACCAGCACCGGCCTGTTCGAACCGCTGCGCCATCTGCCACTGGACGGGGTGTCGGCGTGGATCTGCGATGTGGTCTCGATGGGGCCCACCGAGGAAGAGGCCCCGCATCCGCTGCTGACCAAGCTCCGCTCCTCCAGCCGGGAGGAGACCGTGGGGCGGCTGCGCGAGGAGGTCACCGAGGTGTTCTCGCAAGGGTTCGCGCGGCGTCTGGAGGGCGAGGACGCCGAGCTGCGGGCCGAGTTGCTGGCCGCGTGGCTGATGGGCATCACCCTGCTACGGCTGGCCATCCGCTCACCGGCGCTGGCCGCCACGCCGGACGACACGCTGCTGCGCTTCCTGCGGGCCGGTATCGATCCGCTGCTGGACGCGGACTGCCCCGGGCGCGGAAGCGAGGACCGCTGA